The DNA window cacgtatgtttattgcggcactattcacaataacaaagagttggaaccaacccaaatgtccaacaatgatagactggattaagaaaatgtggcacatatacaccatggaatactatgcagccataaaaaatgatgagttcatgtcctttgtagggacatggatgaaactggaaaacatcattctcagtaaactattgcagggacaaaaaaccaaacaccgcatgttctcactcataggtgggaattgaacaatgagaactcatggacacaggaaggggaacatcacactccggggactgttgtggggtggggggaggggggagggacagcattaggagatatacctaatgctaaatgacgagttaatgggtgcagcaaaccaacatggcacatggatacatatgtaacaaacctgcacattgtgcacatgtaccccaaaacctaatgtataataaaaaaaaaatgaataaataaataaaaacatccgAAGTGAAGGGTTCAGGTAATTAAGCATTTCAGGCAACCcccagagttttttgtttgtttgtttgtttgtttgtttgtttttttgatggagtctctctctgtcgcccaggctggagtgcagtggcgcaatctcagctcactgcaagctccgcttcctgcgttcacgccattctcctgcctcagcctcccgagtagctgggactacaggcgcccgccagcacgcccggctaattttttgtatttttagtagagatggggtttcaccgtgttagccaggatggccttgatctcctgacctcatgatccgcccacctcggcctctcaaagtgctgggattacaggcatgagccaccgtgcccggcccagagtttattttatagatctttttttctaattgagcATTCTGAATACGGTTCACTTTTTCTATAGCAGTTGTATTTTCCTCCCCAGCTCTCttaattaatatgtatattatgcATCTAAACATAAAATCACACTTATTATAGATACCACCCATTTGCCATGCCCCTCAGTAGAATTCAGCACAAAGGCCAGTTTTGTTTAATCTGGCTTGTGAGTGCATGTGGATATTTAATTTATTCTAGGTCATAGGGCTTTTATGTTAGTATGTTAGGAGATGGTTTGTTTGgggcaataaaaatatttcaacctTGACTTTAAAGTTCACCCATCAGGGAGAATTAAGCCACTCTCCAGACTCTCCAGAATCATTGTAATCAAAGAAATATTTGGTTTTTACATTGTAATTTCATTTCCTTGCTACTGCTACAGAAAGTTAGACaagataaaattcataaaaattactATACAATTTCAAGTTCTTTTCAAACCAGACTTTTACCATTACTCATAATACTTAAGCTCTCATTTGGTTCCATGGTTTCCTATTAACAGTTCATTTATGAGGGGAGATAGCAATtgagcaaaatttaaaacttataaattttctctaatctgaaaaatattcaaagtttagaatttttaattcAGTCATATAGCAGAATTAATATTACAGCTGCAAATTATGATAATGTATTATGCATTTACTTGAAAACAGGAGAACCTGTGGTGGTGTGTACCAAACTTGTCCAACCCgccttattttgttattgttgttgttctgtaTTGTTTTAGGCTATTAacagcctgaagccatggtttttagtttctaTCTCTAGTGATAAGCggaaaagagggatgaggaagggattttactggcccaaccagaaacagaaactaagaacccaATGAATGCATTCTCTCCCTGGCAAGTATAATGCATATGGCTTAActtccaaaagaaacaaaattcaagTAGCATAGGAAATGTTTACAATTTTGGATTTCTGGTTTTGATGTCAATTTAAGATtccttggtattgatttctaaaataatgtttgcagtattttaaaataaaacaatacttttatttaacataaatgaTTAACAGAATAGTCTAATATGAACTAGATTAGATAAGAAAAATTACTGTCAACTTTCATAAAGATTTCGAAATACATCTTAATATCTTCTGAATTTAATGAGAAGTGAATGAATTTTCCTTTCATGAAATAGGTCTGCCTGGGTTGATGAAGTAGGATGTGCTCCAAAGTGAACATTTAAGAGATTGTGAAGTAATAATAATGGGAACATATCCAGTACTGTTTTGTCCAGATATAAATTCCACCTTTTCCCCTAACTTATACCTTTTTATTGAGATTTACTAACAGGGGAAAAAAGGGACCCAGTAAATTCCTAATCCTGTTCTTCATAGTCAAATTTAACTTGATCTGAGAATATAGATTTAAGGcatttttaatactttgtttatttgtaaagggtttgtttacttgttttttcaAATTATCATTCATTCGTTAACactcttgaaaattaaaatgtattactgaaagatgattattttttctgttggCATTTAATgcatctttctattcttttttccccagcATACAAACATTTTCTGACTCCATCTTACTATACCAGGTTTttgatgatttcttttcttactgTAGCATATTTTGCTTTCCTTAAAACCTTAGCTCTTTAGTTGTGTCATTGTTTGTTTTCCCTCAAATATGTGctagaaaatattagaagaaacaaCTTGTCCACCTAGatttttatttaactcttttCAAGCACATATTAGTACTAAACAAATACATTGAAGGAATGGTTTCCATTCTAAAGGTTTGTAAGCTACGTTCCCCTCGCTTTCTCTTCTAGGTGGTTGTGAATGCTCTTGTTGGAGCAATTCCCTCTATCATGAATGTGCTGTTGGTCTGTCTCATCTTCTGGCTGATCTTTAGCATCATGGGTGTGAATTTGTTTGCTGGCAAGTTCTACCACTGTGTTAACACGACAACGGGTAACATGTTTGACGTTAGTGATGTCAACAATTTGAGTGACTGTCAGGCTCTTGGCAAGCAAGCTCGGTGGAAAAACGTGAAAGTAAATTTTGATAATGTTGGCGCTGGCTATCTCGCACTGCTTCAAGTGGTAAGTGGCTACTGTACGAGTTTTGAAAAAGTTTTCAAGATGTTTCAAGCAAGATTATTTCCCTGATGTTCTTCGTTTGAATGACTAATATTTGACAGtatgaaaaaaagttaatgatAACACCTATAATATCAGCTTGAATTATCATAAAAAAGAtgttacaattattttataatatattttccttagtGTTAAGCTTTTAGTATGttttaatgtgattttatatatctgcttccttttttgttatatttttgggTACTGGtatcattttcagttttctgtatcaATTATTGCCAAAGGAGCAACTTTAGGTACTAAAATAACAATGGATATTTGTAGTGAtgaattaaatgtataaattattagCCAGATAATTTATTATAACAATGTCTAATATTATAACAATGTCTAAGAAATATGATTCTACTATGTGTGAAAATGCAAATCATAGAGCTTACCCTTTGATATATAAGGGAATTGGGACTGAGATGGCAGTTTCATGGATAAAGTCTTTAACTAAATTTTAGtgtaggaagaaaaagaatactttcaagaaaaaaaaggaaacaagttcCAGACTTTAAAtacaaatgtttttctatttcaattttatttgaatCTCTTCCTATGAAATTTCACAATATTGTACAAAAAGTTATTTGTTATAATACTGTCAGATTTTCATCTGGTTAAATGTCATTGTTAGGTGAAATTTTTATGAACAAttcaaatatatgttatttacaGGCCACATTTAAAGGCTGGATGGATATTATGTATGCAGCTGTTGATTCACGAGATGTAAGTATCactcaaatattatttatagGTTCTAGATTTCTTATGGTGAATATTGGTGGTAATTTAAACACTGAAACATCCAAAATTCTATATTAGAACATTTAATATTGCATATAAAAAATGAACGGTCTGCTTCAATATAGATGATGCTTGATTAATGTGTGCCTAATATACAATATGTAGCTAATATGAAAGGATATCTAGCTGCACGGATCCTAAGATATTAGATTGGTCCAGTAAATGAGACTATTCTGAGTGGGAAAGTTGTTCAGTGGGGAAGTAACTTGTCTCACCCTATCCCTGGAGAGTATGATAAACCAGACTCTGTGAAGTAGCTTCCAAGAATATCATGATACAGAAAAGCAGGCAAGTTTCAGGGACActcaatttagaaaataaaaataaaaataactccacAGAACATATCTGTGCTGAATTTTCCTCTTAGAAGTTGATGTTCTGCTCTTAAAGCCGTATTTCCAAAATTCAGCATTTCCAAAACCAAACtgaaaatattgcaaaaaatTATGACTAATAATAGGCTCAAAATGTTTTTGTGCTTATATCACCATATTTATGTTAAAGAATATGTTAAAGGTAAGGCACAATGGGAAAACAGAACCAAGAACAATCATAAAACTTGCAAACCTTCATTTTACTAGATCatactagttttaaaaaattgtttttgcagAACAATATCTCAGGGTAAGGCAAAAGTAGCACTGTATTAAGTAACAGCACTCAATAAATTACTGATTTAGTGTAagtatttatagtatttttaatattatttaatattttcaatatcaTTTAGGTTAAACTTCAGCctgtatatgaagaaaatctgtaCATGTATTTATACTTTGTCATTTTTATCATCTTTGGGTCATTCTTCACTCTGAATCTATTCATTGGTGTCATCATAGATAACTTCAACCAGCAGAAAAAGAAGATAAGTATTCTTCAGCTTTTACCTTTCTTCATTCTGAGGTTCTGTCTGTTAATGCAACCAAATAACCAGGATACTTGTAGTCATGACAGACTTAAatcatgtttatattattttcagtTGCCCATGTGGTTATTTAAGCTGCAGGGATTCCAGCCTCTAGTCAGTGGCTCCTCTCAAAGTTTATCTATTGGATAGCTTTCCGACCCAAAAATGTGTCCACTCCTTCAGACCCATCCAATGGGTCTCCAGTGCTTTAGCTTGGCTTACAGAGCCTTTCAGGAATTACCTCCACCCAGttttccatcttcattttttCCTACACTTCATTCTATACATGTGTATTTCCCTACTACATAGTCACCACCCATACATCTATATGAGTTTTCTGCCCTTTTCTGAACAAGAGAggctttttgtgattttttttttttatcctggaATGTTCCTAGAAAACCCGTAATCATCTTTTAAGGCCTAGCTTAAGGGTAAGTAAGCTGTGTAACAGCTTGTCTCTGAGTCTCTGAATTCATTGCTGCCTCTGcagtacatttaatttttttgtcatatCAACATACACTGTCCACCTATGTTTTCAGTTTCCTGCTCCATTTAGAAGCAGAATACTGTatcatatatttatgtaattctGACACCTGGCACATTGTCTAGCACACAGAAAGTATTCAAAAACTGTTgaatgaagaagtaaaattatcggCAGTGaaatggactaagaaaatgttttctgttttgcaaaaatatatttgagaccCTTGTGCCTACTTTTAAACATAGGATAATCAAATTAGGATCCTGTAGTGATCAGAGTTTTATGTATGTAAGGATTTTGCATAATATTAAGATATTcataatttcacataaatgggaAAAGCAGGATAAATGCATATGTAGCAGGATAATATccacttaaaaattagaaaagattaaaggaaagacaaatattttttgtagaagtaCTATTGTAACACATATTAGAATTGTAACCAATTTTATACTATGTCTTTACTTTGGAGGTCAAGACATCTTTAtgacagaggaacagaaaaaatattacaaTGCAATGAAGAAACTTGGATCCAAGAAACCTCAGAAACCCATACCTCGCCCAGCAGTAAGAATTACTTGTCTCCTTTAATGTTCCAAAGCCATGTGTCCATATGGTCAAATTGAGCAATGCTCTGGAGCAGAACATATTAGGTGATATCACCAATATTGAGCCCTAATTATAAAGTTCATATTTTGTATCATAATTCACAACTTCTGGACTCATTAGGAGTTACCACATTCCAAAAAAAGGAGGTAATGTTCTTTATAATTTGTGAGTTGAAAACTTCTAGCTCAGGGTTCCCAATAAATGCTTCCAAAGCAAGGTTCACTTTCCTGCTACCAACAGCACACCTGGTTCCTCCTCCTCTAGCCTTCCCATCCCACTCTCCATGGCCTCCCTCTATACTCTCTGTTCCCTCCATTCTTAGGACTAGAAAATATTCCAAACCTGTTTAGAAAGGGAAAAGATGTCATCAAAATTGTTTGCTGCAccaaatacaccaaaatagaataaGGCATATTCAGAATGCATACTCTGTAGAGCCTCATGATAATGGAATGATGTAATAATGACAGATTATGTTCACAGAGCTGGACTCTAACTCAGCTATTTTCTGAAATAGGTAAggagtaaggaaactgaggctcaaagaacaTACGAATCATACTCCAAGCCACAAATCTTGTAATTGCCAGAACTGGGACTTGACAAGGCCTCATAAATTCTCTAAGTGACTTGACTTTACCATATGTATAAGAGTAGTTGGAGCTGGAATGTGAGGGAGCAGGGTAAGAGGGGAAAGGATTGAACTGACCTTACtagagttctttaaaaattaaaacatggtcAGTTCATGACCTTTGATTTTTGGTAAGCCATGAAGTTTTAAGTTTTTACTCTAAATGATTAATactatatttctttaataaaactgtatttactaGCCATATTAATATAAGAATCTTTGAAAGCATGTTGTTCCTGAGATGACTGTtaataagacaaagaaaaaaaatgtttaaagtcatGCATTTTTGTTAAAGCACAGGGCATAGGTAAAGAAAGACAGATGGAAAGAAATATAGATAAATTAACAAACCCATACATAGATTCACAGAGCTAGAGAAGTAGAATTCAATAGAAATATGACTGATGTATTTCAGGGGAGAGAAATAAGGTATAAaccaaaatttctaaaatattgataaatgaaTTGGTGTATTCTCTATCTAAATGTCTGTCAATATTAACCTACTTTGTAAATCTTTGTTATtagttgtcactattttttataaaaattatcataCTTATTCAAATCAAGCAAAGACTATACATATTATCAGCCAATTGTCAcaaatttatgtgtttgtttttgttttgttttttaagagacagggtctcactctgtcactcaggctggagtacagtggcaagaccatagctcactgcaggttcaaacacctggggtcaagtgatccacctcagcctccctcgtagctgggactgcaagcctgtgccaccatgccaggctaattttttttttaatagaaatgaggtctcgctatgttgcccaggctggtctggaactcttggcctcaagagagcctccaatctcagcctcccaaagtgctggaattacaggcatgagctgccacgcccagccttaatttATGTCTCATCCAGCTTTGTCTTTCCATAGGACCTGTATAAACCAAATATGCTTTGTTTAgctatataacttttttttccattttttttaacatgaagagaaaaaaagcacaCAAAATTGTTTGGGGTAATATGAGGGGGGTGCACATCCATCGTCGTATGTGGAAGGGCTTTATCTACAATTTTACTGCATTActctttatgaaatatatatagtaaccttatttctcttctctcactTTCTAGAACAAATTCCAAGGAATGGTCTTTGATTTTGTAACCAGACAAGTCTTTGATATCAGCATCATGATCCTCATCTGCCTCAACATGGTCACCATGATGGTGGAAACCGATGACCAGGGCAAATACATGACCCTAGTTTTGTCCCGGATCAACCTAGTGTTCATTGTTCTGTTCACTGGAGAATTTGTGCTGAAGCTCGTCTCCCTCAGACACTACTACTTCACTATAGGCTGGAACATCTTTGATTTTGTGGTGGTGATTCTCTCCATTGTAGGTAAGAACAGCTTAATTACCAAGAGGTACAGTTACAGAGAAACGGTTGCCCCAGGACCTTCTAGCTGATTAACATGGAAATTAGATCTGAGAATAATAATGCATATAGATCTAAAGTTCAACACTGacatatttgaataaaaactCTGAAGCCTGGGTTTATTCACAAAGCTAACTAGTTAGAAACCATATTAGGAATACCAGGTTTGGGAAAGAGgtgaagaagacaggaaataaacaTTATCAGGTACTCTCCTAATCTTAAACAAAGGTCACAGGCTAAAAGAGGCAGAtggcttaaaaaacaaatcattatAATGCAATAAAGTTGGTACTGTAAGAAGCACTGAAGAGGAAGTAGCCATCTCTACTGGAATGAGTTAACACAGGCTTCCAGAGATAAAGGTGATGCATCCTAGGTGGGTCTTCAAAGAAGAGTTGAGATTTagtaggagaaaaagagagatggggaaTTATAGATCCCCAAATTTAGAAACTTCAACTTTAATCTCATGTCAAATATGGCCCATTTTTCTCTAACTGAAGAGtatcattaaaaaatagaaaacaatatattcagagatttcagaaatatttttgtttgtaattgcCACAATTCATGTGTAGGGATGACTATTCACATAAATTGGGTCTATATACTCTTAAATTGCCATGCTACCATTGGAGATTATTTGGATTTTGCAAAAATTCATATTAGTTTATGACATTACAGAATCACTGAATAAAACTCTGTAATCTGTAATTGCTAATGTCAGGGAGTGGATCCAAATATTTAGTAAAGGCTCATACTCATAACAAGTTTGTTCTGTTCATAGACCTTAAAAAAGATAAAGCCATGATGTAAGTGAAAGATATTCTCTGTTTAGCTGTGTTCTGTTTTCCATAGGTATGTTTCTGGCTGAGATGATAGAAAAGTATTTCGTGTCCCCTACCCTGTTCCGAGTGATCCGTCTTGCCAGGATTGGCCGAATCCTACGTCTGATCAAAGGAGCAAAGGGGATCCGCACGCTGCTCTTTGCTTTGATGATGTCCCTTCCTGCATTGTTTAACATCGGCCTCCTGCTCTTCCTGGTCATGTTTATCTATGCCATCTTTGGGATGTCCAACTTTGCCTATGTTAAAAAGGAAGCTGGAATTGATGACATGTTCAACTTTGAGACCTTTGGCAACAGCATGATCTGCTTGTTCCAAATTACAACCTCCGCTGGCTGGGATGGATTGCTAGCACCTATTCTTAATAGTGCACCACCCGACTGTGACCCTGACACAATTCACCCTGGCAGCTCAGTTAAGGGAGACTGTGGGAACCCATCtgttgggattttcttttttgtcagttACATCATCATATCCTTCCTGGTTGTGGTGAACATGTACATCGCGGTCATCCTGGAGAACTTCAGTGTTGCTACTGAAGAAAGTGCAGAGCCCCTGAGTGAGGATGACTTTGAGATGTTCTATGAGGTTTGGGAAAAGTTTGATCCCGATGCGACCCAGTTTATAGAGTTCTCTAAACTCTCTGATTTTGCAGCTGCCCTGGATCCTCCTCTTCTCATAGCAAAACCCAACAAAGTCCAGCTTATTGCCATGGATCTGCCCATGGTCAGTGGTGACCGGATCCACTGCCTTGATATTTTATTTGCCTTTACAAAGCGTGTTTTGGGTGAGAGTGGAGAGATGGATGCCCTTCGAATACAGATGGAAGACCGGTTTATGGCATCAAACCCCTCCAAAGTCTCTTATGAGCCTATTACAACCACTTTGAAACGTAAACAAGAGGAGGTGTCTGCCGCTATCATTCAGCGTAATTTCAGATGTTATCTTTTAAAgcaaaggttaaaaaatatatcaagtaACTATAACAAAGAGGCAATTAAAGAGAGGATTGACTTACCTATAAAACAAGACATGATTATTGACAAATTAAATGGGAACTCCACTCCAGAAAAAACAGATGGGAGTTCCTCTACCACCTCTCCTCCTTCCTATGATAGTgtaacaaaaccagacaaagaaaagtttgagaaagacaaaccagaaaaagaaagcaaaggaaaagaggtcagagaaaatcaaaagtaaaaagaaacaaagaattatctTTGTGATCAATTGTTTACAGCCTGTGAAGGTAAAGTATATGTGTCAACTGGACTTCAAGAGGAGGTCCATGCCAAACTGACTGTTTTAACAAATACTCATAGTCAGTGCCTATACAAGACAGTGACCTTTCTGTCACTGCAACTCTGTGAGACAGGGTATCAACATTGACAAGAGGTTGCTGTTTTTATTACCAGCTGACACTGCTGAGGAGAAACCCAATGGCTACCTAGACTACAGGGATAGTTGTGCAAAGTGATCATTGTAACTACACCAAACACCTTTAGTACAGTCCTTGCAtccattctatttttaacttccGTATCTgccatatttttacaaaatttgttCTAGTGCATTTCCATGGTCCCCAATTCATAGTTTATTCATAATACTATGTCACTATTTTTGTAAATGAGGTTTACGTTGAAGAAACAGTATACAAGAACCCTGTGGTCCTACTCTACAAGTCTCTCAAGTGATCATACAAAGGTGTTTTGCCAGAGAGATAAAATTTTTgctcaaaaccagaaaaagaattgTAATGGCTACAGTTTCAGTTACTTCCATTTTCTAGATGGCtttaattttgaaagtattttagtCTGTTATGTTTGTTTCTATCTGAACAGTTATGTGCCTGTAAAGTCTCCTCTAATAtttaaaggattatttttatGCAAAGTATTCTGTTTCAGCAAGTGCAAATTTTATTCTAAGTTTCAGAGCTCTATATTTAATTTTGGTCAAATGCTTTCCAAAAAGGTAATCTAATAAATCCATTCTAGAAAAATATATCTAAAGTATTGCTTTAGAATAGTTGTTCCACTTTCTGCTGCAGTATTGCTTTGCCATCTTCTGCTCTCAGCAAAGCTGATAGTCTATGTCAATTAAATACCCtatgttatgtaaatagttattttaTCCTGTGGTGCATGTTTgggcaaatatatatacatagccTGATAAACAACTTCTATTAAATCAAATATGTACCACAGTGTATGTGTCTTTTGCGAGCTTCCAACAGGGATGTATCCTGTACCATTCATTAAACATAGTTTAAAGGCTATCACTAATGCATGTTAATATTGCCTATGCTGCTCTATTTTACTCAATCCATTCTTCACAAGTCTTGGTTAAAGAATGTCACATATTGGTGATAGAATGAATTCAACCTGCTCTGTCCATTATGTCAAGCAGAATAATTTGAAGCTATTTACAAACACCTTTACTTTTGCACTTTTAATTCAACATGAGTATCATATGGTATCTCTCTAGATTTCAAGGAAACACACTGGATACTGCCTACTGACAAAACCTATTCTTCATATTTTGCTAAAAATATGTCTAAAActtgtttaaatataaataatgtaaaaatataatcaattttatttgtcaGCATTTTGtacataagaaaattattttcaggttGATGACAtcacaatttattttactttatgcttttgctttttatttttaatcacaatTCCAAACTTTTGAATCCATAAGATTTTTCAATGgataatttcctaaaataaaagttagataaTGGGTTTTATGGATTTCTTTGTTATaatatattttctaccattccaaTAGGAGATACATTGGTCAAACACTCAAACTTAGATCATTTTCTACCAACTACGGTTGCCTCAATATAACCTTTTATTcatggaagtttttttttattcaactttTGTAGTATTTACGTATGCAGActagtcttatttttttaattcctgctGCACTAAAGCTATTACAGATATAACATGGACTTGGTTCTTTTTAGCCATGAACAAAGTGGCAAAGTTGTGCAATTACCTAACAtgatataaatttttgttttttgcacaGACCAAAAGTTTAATGTTAATTCCTTTTACAAAACTATTTACTGTAGTGTATTGAAGAACTGCATGCAGGGAATTGCTATTGCTAAAAAGAATGGTGAGCTATGTCATTATTGagccaaaagaataaatttcattttttattgcatttcactTATTGgcctctgggtttttttgtttttgttttttgctgttggcagtttaaaatatatataattaataaaacctGTGCTTGATCTGACATTTGTATACATAAAAGTTTACATGAATTTTACAACAAACTAGTGCATGATTCACCAAGCAGTACTACAGAACAAAGGCAAATTAAAAGCAGCTTTGTGAACTTTTATGTGTGCAAAGGATCAAGTTCACATGTTCCAACTTTCAGGTttgataataatagtagtaacCACCTACAATAGCTTTCAATTTCAATTAACTCCCTTGGCTATAAGCATCTAAACTCATCTTCTCTCAATATAATCGATGCTATCTCCTAATTACTTGGTGGCTAATAAATGTTACATTCTTGGTTACTTAAATGCATTATATAAACTCCTATGTATACATAAGGTATTAATGATATGGTTATTGAGAATTTATATT is part of the Nomascus leucogenys isolate Asia chromosome 17, Asia_NLE_v1, whole genome shotgun sequence genome and encodes:
- the SCN3A gene encoding sodium channel protein type 3 subunit alpha isoform X1; the protein is MESDATVTLVRPGTTTETEVRKRRLSSYQISMEMLEDSSGRQRAMSIASILTNTMEELEESRQKCPPCWYRFANVFLIWDCCDAWLKVKHLVNLIVMDPFVDLAITICIVLNTLFMAMEHYPMTEQFSSVLTVGNLVFTGIFTAEMVLKIIAMDPYYYFQEGWNIFDGIIVSLSLMELGLSNVEGLSVLRSFRLLRVFKLAKSWPTLNMLIKIIGNSVGALGNLTLVLAIIVFIFAVVGMQLFGKSYKECVCKINDDCTLPRWHMNDFFHSFLIVFRVLCGEWIETMWDCMEVAGQTMCLIVFMLVMVIGNLVVLNLFLALLLSSFSSDNLAATDDDNEMNNLQIAVGRMQKGIDYVKNKIRECFRKAFFRKPKVIEIHEGNKIDSCMSNNTGIEISKELNYLRDGNGTTSGVGTGSSVEKYVIDENDYMSFINNPSLTVTVPIAVGESDFENLNTEEFSSESELEESKEKLNATSSSEGSTVDVVLPREGEQAETEPEEDLKPEACFTEGCIKKFPFCQVSTEEGKGKIWWNLRKTCYSIVEHNWFETFIVFMILLSSGALAFEDIYIEQRKTIKTMLEYADKVFTYIFILEMLLKWVAYGFQTYFTNAWCWLDFLIVDVSLVSLVANALGYSELGAIKSLRTLRALRPLRALSRFEGMRVVVNALVGAIPSIMNVLLVCLIFWLIFSIMGVNLFAGKFYHCVNTTTGNMFDVSDVNNLSDCQALGKQARWKNVKVNFDNVGAGYLALLQVATFKGWMDIMYAAVDSRDVKLQPVYEENLYMYLYFVIFIIFGSFFTLNLFIGVIIDNFNQQKKKFGGQDIFMTEEQKKYYNAMKKLGSKKPQKPIPRPANKFQGMVFDFVTRQVFDISIMILICLNMVTMMVETDDQGKYMTLVLSRINLVFIVLFTGEFVLKLVSLRHYYFTIGWNIFDFVVVILSIVGMFLAEMIEKYFVSPTLFRVIRLARIGRILRLIKGAKGIRTLLFALMMSLPALFNIGLLLFLVMFIYAIFGMSNFAYVKKEAGIDDMFNFETFGNSMICLFQITTSAGWDGLLAPILNSAPPDCDPDTIHPGSSVKGDCGNPSVGIFFFVSYIIISFLVVVNMYIAVILENFSVATEESAEPLSEDDFEMFYEVWEKFDPDATQFIEFSKLSDFAAALDPPLLIAKPNKVQLIAMDLPMVSGDRIHCLDILFAFTKRVLGESGEMDALRIQMEDRFMASNPSKVSYEPITTTLKRKQEEVSAAIIQRNFRCYLLKQRLKNISSNYNKEAIKERIDLPIKQDMIIDKLNGNSTPEKTDGSSSTTSPPSYDSVTKPDKEKFEKDKPEKESKGKEVRENQK